The Penicillium oxalicum strain HP7-1 chromosome VI, whole genome shotgun sequence genome window below encodes:
- a CDS encoding NADH kinase pos5 produces the protein MRYPRSWRSVQFLRRSFSTSTSRYEIRHLDALPQRLLPKYRETRGELLSLQWPAPPRNVLLVRKDCAPTVTDSLIEFANHITSTYPSIAVILEPKTAAEIHDSLSYPVYAAPSEETPVAYHDKVDVTVTLGGDGTILHASSLFATCPNVPPVLSFSMGSLGFLSEWKFSEFKRAFREVYMSGAGGGDRTAVLEKKPISTGEGMAPDTPESEPGPTGWSSVRGQSMGTTRGAPILMRNRLKVGLFTADGQETTPVRGKTDHGEGVYVMNELLIHRGKEPHLAIVDVYLGGRFLTEAVVDGIIISTPTGSTAYSLSSGGSIVHPLVPSTLLTPICARSLSFRPLVLPWSTPITLRLSEKNRGRELEVSLDGVNLGQGMAVGMEVRVWNEDMRHGKNEWQGGVPSVMRRSMGGEAHEAWVGGLNGLLKFNYPFGE, from the exons ATGCGGTATCCTCGTTCATGGCGATCTGTGCAATTCCTGCGGCGAagcttctccacctccacatcGCGTTATGAGATCCGCCATCTCGACGCTTTACCGCAACGACTGTTACCCAAATATCGCG AGACTCGGGGCGAGCTGCTCTCCTTACAATGGCCAGCACCGCCACGAAATGTCCTCTTGGTACGGAAGGATTGTGCCCCAACGGTGACTGACTCATTGATTGAATTTGCAAA TCATATTACATCGACCTACCCGTCCATTGCCGTCATTCTTGAACCCAAGACGGCCGCTGAGATCCACGATTCGTTATCATACCCTGTTTACGCGGCACCTTCAGAAGAGACTCCGGTCGCCTACCATGATAAAGTTGACGTCACTGTCACTCTGGGTGGGGACGGTACGATCTTGCACgcatcctctctctttgcgACATGTCCAAACGTGCCCCCGGTCTTGTCATTCAGCATGGGCTCCCTCGGGTTCTTGAGCGAATGGAAATTTTCCGAGTTCAAGCGAGCCTTCCGAGAGGTTTATATGTCCGGTGCTGGCGGGGGCGACCGAACAGCTGTGCTGGAGAAGAAACCAATATCTACAGGCGAGGGAATGGCCCCAGATACCCCAGAATCCGAGCCAGGCCCCACGGGCTGGTCATCTGTCAGGGGCCAATCGATGGGTACGACGCGAGGAGCGCCCATCCTGATGCGCAATCGGCTCAAGGTTGGGCTCTTCACAGCTGATGGCCAAGAGACAACGCCTGTTCGCGGTAAAACCGATCATGGCGAGGGAGTCTACGTGATGAATGAGCTTCTCATCCATCGCGGCAAAGAACCTCACCTCGCGATTGTCGACGTGTATCTGGGCGGCCGATTTTTGACCGAAGCGGTCGTCGACGGAATTATCATTTCCACCCCGACAGGTAGTACGGCGTACAGTCTCAGCAGTGGTGGTAGTATTGTACATCCGCTCGTACCCTCTACTCTGCTTACCCCCATCTGTGCCCGGAGTCTGAGCTTCCGGCCCTTGGTCCTCCCGTGGAGCACGCCCATCACTCTACGACTGAGCGAGAAGAACCGCGGACGGGAGCTCGAGGTCAGTCTGGATGGAGTCAATCTTGGCCAGGGTATGGCCGTAGGCATGGAAGTTCGGGTTTGGAACGAAGACATGAGGCATGGCAAAAATGAATGGCAGGGTGGTGTGCCGAGCGTGATGCGGAGGAGCATGGGGGGTGAAGCGCATGAGGCCTGGGTCGGTGGTCTGAATGGTCTACTCAAATTCAACTATCCATTCGGTGAGTGA
- a CDS encoding Assembly factor cbp4, with the protein MSKGGMWAKSIAGGILFCIGGPALVQYIRPTDAELVSRYNPDLQKRSAEQGDRKAQEFDDYVSKLKEWSKSDKSIWYAAQEEQEREKAQRAAERARQKEESRIQREEMRKELLGDK; encoded by the exons ATGTCTAAGGGTGGAATGTGGGCCAAGTCCATCGCAGG TGGCATCCTATTCTGTATCGGCGGTCCTGCCCTTGTTCAATATATTCGTCCGACAGACGCAGAGCTCGTCAGTCGATACAATCCCGATCTTCAGAAGCGCAGTGCCGAGCAGGGTGACCGGAAGGCCCAAGAGTTCGATGATTACGTATCAAAGTTGAAGGAATGGTCAAAGTCGGACAAATCAA TCTGGTATGCGGCgcaagaagagcaggagCGCGAAAAGGCGCAGCGTGCGGCAGAGCGTGCTCGGCAAAAGGAGGAATCGAGGATACAGCGGGAGGAGATGCGCAAAGAACTGTTGGGCGATAAATAG
- a CDS encoding Aromatic-L-amino-acid decarboxylase: MDGEQFRAAAHSAIDDTCPQVVQYFDSIPDRRVLPAVDPGYLRPLIPENPPTEGESWETIQQDVDTKIKPGLTHWQSPNFMAYYPAGVTYPSILGEMYSATFTAPAFNWLCSPACTEMETIVMDWVAKALGLPECFLSTSKNLGGGVIQNSASDAIATMLVAARERRVREMVLAEGLKEGTTEYEERKMDLQPRLVAIASDQTHSSAAKGALIAGTRFRAVPTRLHENMEMTGARLREVLEKCEKDGLTPYHLTLTFGTTNTCSVDHFAEIKAVLQEKPAWQRIWVHIDAAYAGAALVADEWQYITKDFAEGVDSFNMNMHKWLLVNFDSSVLFVRNRLDLTNALDITPTYLRNPYSDMGTVIDYRNWSISLGRRFRALKIWFVMRTYGLNGMKAHIRKTIELGNTFANLVRERSDLFEIVTKPAFALTVFRVKSSTSANGSVNGSTNGHTTGAHAVHKDEAADAITKKVYELINERGEIFITSTVIDGIFVIRVVSANPMAEEKYVRNAFDIVVRTTEEVLQGKQ, from the exons ATGGACGGCGAGCAGTTTCGGGCGGCTGCCCATTCTGCGATTGATGATA CCTGTCCTCAAGTCGTTCAATACTTCGATTCCATCCCCGATCGTCGAGTTCTTCCCGCGGTCGACCCTGGCTATCTTCGTCCTCTGATTCCTGAGAACCCTCCTACTGAAGGGGAATCGTGGGAGACTATCCAGCAAGATGTCGATACCAAAATCAAACCCGGCCTCACCCATTGGCAGTCCCCCAATTTCATGGCCTATTACCCCGCCGGCGTCACGTACCCCAGTATCCTGGGTGAAATGTACTCGGCCACGTTCACAGCACCTGCGTTCAATTGGCTGTGTTCCCCTGCCTGTACCGAGATGGAGACCATCGTGATGGATTGGGTCGCCAAGGCGCTCGGTCTGCCCGAGTGTTTCCTTAGCACATCGAAGAACCTGGGCGGTGGTGTCATCCAAAACAGCGCCAGCGATGCCATCGCCACTATGTTGGTTGCAGCGCGCGAAAGACGAGTGCGCGAAATGGTCCTGGCGGAGGGGCTGAAGGAGGGTACCACCGAGTATGAGGAGCGCAAGATGGATCTCCAGCCACGTCTGGTGGCTATCGCCAGTGACCAGACGCATAGCAGTGCGGCTAAGGGAGCCTTGATCGCGGGTACTCGCTTCCGCGCTGTACCCACACGCCTGCACGAGAATATGGAAATGACCGGGGCTCGTCTGCGCGAGGTGTTGGAGAAGTGTGAAAAGGATGGTCTGACACCGTATCATCTGACCCTGACGTTTGGCACCACCAATACCTGTAGTGTTGATCACTTTGCGGAGATCAAGGCGGTCCTCCAAGAGAAGCCTGCTTGGCAACGAATTTGGGTGCATATCGATGCGGCCTACGCCGGCGCAGCTCTGGTGGCGGACGAGTGGCAGTATATCACCAAGGATTTCGCAGAGGGAGTGGACAGCTTCAACATGAATATGCACAAGTGGTTGCTGGTCAACTTTGACTCGAG TGTTCTCTTCGTGCGTAACCGTCTCGACCTCACCAATGCCCTCGACATCACCCCCACTTATCTGCGAAATCCCTATTCTGATATGGGCACCGTCATTGATTACCGTAACTGGTCCATCTCCCTCGGCCGTCGGTTCCGCGCTCTCAAGATTTGGTTCGTCATGCGCACCTACGGTCTGAACGGTATGAAGGCGCATATCCGCAAGACTATCGAGTTGGGCAATACCTTTGCGAACCTCGTTCGGGAACGATCCGATCTGTTTGAAATTGTGACCAAGCCTGCGTTTGCCTTGACCGTGTTCCGTGTGAAGAGCTCCACATCCGCCAATGGTAGTGTCAATGGGTCTACCAACGGTCACACCACTGGCGCGCATGCGGTACACAAGGACGAGGCCGCAGACGCCATTACGAAGAAGGTGTATGAGCTGATCAACGAACGCGGTGAAATCTTCATTACTTCCACGGTGATTGACGGGATCTTTGTGATCCGTGTGGTCAGCGCCAACCCCATGGCCGAGGAGAAATATGTGCGCAACGCATTTGACATTGTGGTGCGGACAACGGAAGAAGTGTTGCAAGGCAAGCAATGA
- a CDS encoding putative beta-glucosidase I has product MAPIDVEKTIEELTLGEKIALTSGEYIPCATPLRSNLRSRAAFQRSPSFDPISFPNLADLSPSTGRDFWHTQPVPRLNIPSLRTSDGPNGVRGTRFFNGVPAACFPCATALGATWDADLLAEIGTLMGEEAIAKGTHVILGPTINTQRSPLGGRGFESFSEDGVLSGTLAGYMVKGMQEKGVAATLKHFVCNDQEHERLAVNAILTDRALREIYLMPFQLAMRICRSACVMTAYNKINGTHVSENKAIIDDILRKEWKWEGLIMSDWFGTYSVSEAIEAGLDLEMPGKTRWRGEALSHAVTSNKVAEFKLDERVRNVLNLVNWVDPLGIPEGAEEKALNRPEDQALMRRAAAESVVLLKNEDNILPLKKDGSILVIGPNAKIASYCGGGSASLAPYYTVSPFEGVAAKSSGEVKYSQGVYSHKDLPLLGPLMKTEDGKTGFMFKVYNEPPTAGQQRTAVDEIHLVSSSGFLADYVNPKLESLTFYVDMEGYFTPEEDGLYDFGVTVVGTGRLLVDGEVVVDNTKNQKQGSAFFGTATIEEQGTKELKAGQKYKVVFEFGSAPTSDLDTHGIVAFGGGGFRFGASRRVGQDELISSAVEQAKEASQVVIFAGLTSEWETEGYDRDHMDLPPGSDELISRVLEVNPNAVVVIQSGTPITMPWAKDARALVHAWFGGNECGNGIADVLYGDVNPSGKLPLTFPRRLQDNPSYLNFRSERGRTLYGEDIYVGYRYFEKSDVAPAFAFGHGLSYTTFTRSDLKISTVPEQAKYAESGEPITATVTVTNTGSVAGAEIVQLWVVPPKTEVSRPVRELKAFKKVFLQPGEAKTVELAVEKKLATSWWDEQRGQWISEKGTYQVSITGTGPEELKGEFEVSKTRFWLGL; this is encoded by the exons ATGGCTCCAATCGACGTGGAAAAGACCATTGAAGAGCTCACCTTGGGCGAGAAGATTGCGCTCACATCTGGTGAGTACATTCCTTGTGCCACGCCTCTCAGAAGCAACCTCCGATCCCGTGCCGCATTCCAGCGCTCCCCCTCATTTGACCCCATTTCATTTCCCAATTTGGCtgatctctccccctccacagGACGCGATTTCTGGCACACACAACCTGTCCCTCGCCTGAACATCCCTTCCTTGCGCACATCCGACGGCCCCAACGGAGTTCGCGGCACCCGCTTCTTCAATGGCGTCCCAGCAGCGTGTTTTCCCTGCGCAACGGCTCTCGGTGCCACGTGGGATGCCGACCTTCTCGCGGAGATCGGTACCTTGATGGGCGAAGAGGCGATTGCAAAGGGAACACACGTCATTTTGGGCCCAACCATCAACACTCAGCGCTCCCCTCTGGGAGGCCGTGGCTTCGAGTCCTTTTCTGAAGATGGTGTGCTGTCCGGGACACTGGCTGGTTACATGGTCAAGGGCATGCAAGAGAAGGGCGTGGCCGCAACGTTGAAGCACTTTGTCTGTAATGACCAGGAGCACGAGCGGTTGGCTGTGAACGCCATTCTCACAGACCGGGCGTTGCGTGAGATCTACCTAATGCCTTTCCAGTTGGCCATGCGCATCTGCCGGTCGGCCTGCGTGATGACAGCCTACAACAAGATCAATGGCACCCATGTTAGCGAGAACAAGGCAATCATTGACGACATTCTTCGAAAGGAGTGGAAATGGGAAGGCCTTATTATGAGTGACTG GTTCGGAACGTATTCCGTCTCCGAGGCCATCGAGGCTGGTCTCGACCTGGAGATGCCTGGCAAGACCCGTTGGCGAGGCGAGGCTCTCTCCCACGCAGTGACCTCGAACAAGGTCGCAGAGTTCAAGCTGGATGAGCGTGTGCGCAACGTGCTCAACTTGGTCAACTGGGTCGACCCCCTGGGCATCCCCGAGGGagccgaggagaaggcctTGAACCGCCCCGAGGACCAGGCCCTGATGCGACGCGCTGCCGCCGAGTCGGTCGTACTGCTCAAGAATGAGGATAATATTCTGCCTTTGAAGAAGGACGGATCGATCCTCGTCATTGGCCCGAACGCGAAGATTGCTTCTTACTGTGGTGGCGGTTCTGCCTCTCTGGCTCCATACTACACGGTCAGCCCCTTCGAGGGAGTTGCCGCGAAGAGCTCTGGAGAGGTCAAATACTCACAGGGTGTATACTCACACAAAGATTTGCCTCTTCTTGGCCCGCTTATGAAGACCGAGGATGGCAAGACTGGATTCATGTTCAAGGTCTATAACGAGCCCCCAACTGCCGGTCAACAACGCACTGCAGTCGACGAGATCCACCTGGTCAGCTCTTCAGGCTTCTTGGCGGACTATGTGAACCCCAAGCTCGAGTCCCTGACCTTCTATGTCGACATGGAGGGCTACTTCACTCCCGAAGAGGATGGTCTCTACGACTTTGGTGTTACGGTTGTTGGCACCGGTCGTCTTTTGGTCGATGGAGAGGTTGTGGTGGACAATACCAAGAATCAAAAGCAGGGCTCCGCCTTCTTTGGTACCGCAACCATCGAAGAGCAGGGCACTAAAGAGCTGAAGGCGGGTCAAAAGTACAAGGTTGTCTTCGAATTTGGCAGCGCTCCGACTTCTGACCTCGACACCCACGGTATTGTCGCATTTGGAGGTGGTGGTTTCCGGTTTGGTGCCAGCCGCCGTGTTGGCCAGGACGAATTGATCTCCAGCGCCGTCGAACAGGCCAAGGAAGCCAGTCAAGTCGTCATCTTTGCTGGTTTGACCAGTGAGTGGGAGACTGAGGGTTATGACCGCGACCACATGGACCTTCCTCCCGGCAGCGACGAGCTGATCAGCCGAGTGCTCGAAGTCAACCCCAATGCCGTTGTCGTAATTCAGTCCGGCACTCCTATCACGATGCCTTGGGCGAAAGACGCCCGTGCTCTTGTTCATGCCTGGTTCGGTGGTAACGAATGCGGTAACGGCATCGCTGATGTTCTCTATGGTGACGTGAATCCTTCCGGCAAACTGCCTCTTACATTCCCTCGCCGTCTGCAAGATAACCCTTCATACCTCAACTTCCGTTCGGAACGCGGCCGCACCTTGTATGGCGAGGATATCTACGTCGGATACCGCTATTTCGAAAAGTCCGACGTAGCCCCAGCTTTCGCCTTTGGCCACGGTTTATCTTATACCACCTTCACCCGTTCCGACCTCAAGATCAGCACGGTCCCCGAGCAAGCCAAGTACGCCGAGTCGGGAGAGCCAATCACCGCTACAGTCACCGTCACCAACACCGGATCCGTCGCCGGTGCGGAAATCGTGCAGCTGTGGGTTGTACCGCCGAAGACTGAGGTTAGCCGCCCTGTGCGTGAGCTAAAGGCTTTCAAGAAGGTCTTCCTTCAGCCTGGTGAGGCCAAGACTGTCGAATTggcggtggagaagaagcttgCGACCAGCTGGTGGGATGAACAGCGAGGCCAATGGATCTCCGAGAAGGGCACTTACCAGGTCTCTATCACTGGAACTGGGCCAGAGGAGCTGAAGGGTGAATTCGAGGTCAGCAAGACGAGATTCTGGCTGGGCCTGTAG